One Desulfovibrio aminophilus genomic region harbors:
- a CDS encoding addiction module antidote protein, with protein MNEKLTTFDPAELLTSDEAIATFMADAFESGDAGYIAHALGVVARARGMREIARETGLSREQLYRSFSERGNPTLKTTLAVMKALGVELTAKSHRIVPSA; from the coding sequence ATGAATGAGAAGCTGACCACCTTCGACCCAGCCGAATTGCTGACCTCGGATGAGGCCATCGCCACCTTCATGGCTGACGCCTTTGAGTCCGGCGATGCCGGTTACATCGCGCACGCCCTGGGCGTGGTCGCCCGCGCCCGTGGAATGCGTGAGATAGCCAGGGAAACCGGCCTATCCCGCGAACAGCTCTATCGCTCGTTCAGCGAACGCGGCAATCCCACGCTCAAGACCACATTGGCGGTGATGAAGGCCTTGGGGGTCGAGCTGACGGCCAAGTCGCATCGGATAGTTCCTTCAGCTTGA
- a CDS encoding multiubiquitin domain-containing protein: MNKDLNTVHLEAEDIEACAKEGRKPKATGPYRILIGNDRLEFVPYQIDDPIVTGRQLLDLAKCRPADEHILFQLLHDGLLEEIRLEETTDLRERGIEKFIAFRSDRSFRFLLDGRQFEWGGTHITGLTLKKLAEVAPATHGVWLIVHGHEDKKIGNNEFVDLSEPGVEKFFTGVEQTTEG, encoded by the coding sequence ATGAACAAAGACCTCAACACCGTTCACCTGGAGGCCGAAGACATCGAAGCCTGCGCCAAGGAAGGGCGCAAACCTAAGGCGACGGGGCCGTATCGCATTCTGATCGGAAACGACCGCCTCGAGTTTGTGCCCTACCAAATCGACGATCCCATCGTCACCGGCCGCCAGCTTCTCGACTTGGCCAAATGCCGCCCGGCGGATGAGCACATCCTCTTCCAGTTGTTGCACGATGGCCTTCTGGAAGAGATTCGTCTGGAGGAAACCACGGACTTGCGCGAACGGGGAATCGAGAAGTTTATCGCCTTCCGCTCTGATCGCTCCTTCCGTTTCTTGCTCGATGGGCGCCAGTTCGAATGGGGTGGTACCCACATCACTGGTCTGACCCTGAAGAAACTGGCCGAGGTGGCCCCCGCGACCCATGGCGTCTGGCTGATCGTCCACGGCCATGAGGACAAAAAGATCGGCAACAACGAGTTTGTCGATCTGTCCGAGCCCGGCGTGGAGAAGTTCTTCACCGGCGTCGAGCAGACCACGGAGGGCTGA
- a CDS encoding helix-turn-helix transcriptional regulator, with protein sequence MNEKKISPLGSSFDAFLIEKCNFEEVQAAAIKKVLAAALEKYMKENNINKTAMAFKIDSSRSFLNKILDENNNSITLATMCKVATVIGKKISINLE encoded by the coding sequence ATGAACGAGAAGAAGATTTCCCCGTTGGGTTCCTCTTTTGATGCTTTTCTTATTGAAAAGTGTAACTTTGAAGAGGTACAGGCGGCAGCTATTAAGAAAGTATTGGCTGCTGCTCTCGAAAAGTACATGAAGGAAAACAATATCAACAAAACGGCAATGGCATTTAAAATAGATAGCAGTAGATCATTTTTGAATAAGATTTTAGATGAAAATAATAATTCAATTACATTAGCTACAATGTGTAAAGTCGCCACGGTAATTGGAAAAAAAATTTCGATCAATCTGGAATAA
- a CDS encoding nucleotidyl transferase AbiEii/AbiGii toxin family protein gives MADEHGWKILLRKVLPILQASPAYEWSLGGGTALYLSLSHRLSKDIDLFFTNANALREFAPSRNAAVRAICDTHQQPGHFIKLEIRNQGEIDFLVTREFHDEPTFDYLFDGQTIRVETPAEIVSKKLYFRASAFTIRDIFDLAACAVKIEGFAGDIHPDVSGKAALAIDIIKRRALEYRKRIAEEIVPLEIETAVLQDGPDLAVSLLEAFLSLHAEKELPGPSPA, from the coding sequence ATGGCTGACGAGCACGGCTGGAAAATTCTTCTGCGCAAAGTGCTGCCCATTCTCCAGGCATCACCCGCCTACGAGTGGTCCCTGGGGGGAGGAACCGCGCTCTATCTTTCCCTTTCTCACCGCCTGAGCAAGGACATCGATTTATTTTTCACGAACGCCAACGCCTTGCGGGAATTCGCCCCGAGCAGAAACGCTGCCGTGCGTGCGATTTGCGACACGCACCAACAGCCCGGGCACTTCATTAAGCTGGAAATCCGCAATCAGGGCGAAATCGATTTTCTCGTCACCCGGGAGTTTCATGACGAGCCGACGTTTGATTATCTTTTCGACGGCCAAACCATTCGCGTAGAGACCCCCGCGGAAATCGTCTCAAAGAAGCTGTATTTCAGAGCGTCGGCGTTCACGATTCGTGATATTTTCGATTTGGCCGCCTGCGCCGTCAAGATCGAAGGTTTTGCCGGTGATATCCATCCCGACGTTTCCGGCAAGGCGGCGCTGGCCATCGACATTATCAAACGCCGCGCCCTGGAGTACCGCAAGCGCATCGCGGAAGAAATCGTGCCCCTGGAGATCGAGACGGCGGTACTGCAAGACGGGCCGGACCTCGCCGTTTCGCTCCTGGAGGCGTTTTTGTCGCTGCACGCCGAAAAAGAGCTCCCCGGCCCCTCCCCGGCTTGA
- a CDS encoding type II toxin-antitoxin system HicB family antitoxin — MFAYPIELIADDNGTFLVTCPDLPEVTTFGVDEADAALRALDAIEEAVAARIAGHEDIPLPSEAKGRTTVPSLFPFI, encoded by the coding sequence ATGTTTGCATACCCTATTGAACTGATCGCCGACGATAACGGCACGTTCCTTGTCACCTGTCCGGATCTGCCGGAAGTGACCACCTTTGGCGTGGATGAGGCGGACGCGGCCTTGCGGGCGCTGGACGCCATAGAAGAGGCCGTAGCCGCACGGATCGCCGGCCATGAGGATATTCCGCTGCCCAGCGAGGCGAAGGGACGCACTACGGTGCCCTCCCTCTTCCCCTTCATTTGA
- a CDS encoding IS1595 family transposase has product MKNKYVLRSRISEAKFRHLVRCFALDLDARQGSALTGLNRNTVNRYYLLIRQRIAELCERESPFSGEIEVDESYFGGKRIKGKRGRGAFGKTPVFGIFQRKGKDYTEIVPDCAKATLQAIIRGRVDQDSIIHSDGWRGYNGLVDLGYKKHYRVQPGQNEFARGRCHINGIESFWSFAKRRLMKFHGVPGETFYLHLKECEFRFNYRGDKLYAIILKIIRENPLS; this is encoded by the coding sequence ATGAAAAACAAGTACGTTCTCCGTTCAAGAATTTCAGAGGCCAAATTCAGGCATCTCGTACGGTGTTTCGCCCTGGACCTAGACGCCCGTCAGGGCTCCGCGCTCACTGGCCTCAACCGCAATACGGTCAACCGCTATTACCTTCTCATCAGACAGCGAATTGCCGAGCTTTGTGAGCGGGAGTCGCCCTTCTCTGGCGAAATCGAAGTCGACGAATCCTACTTCGGCGGCAAACGGATCAAGGGCAAACGTGGACGCGGGGCTTTCGGCAAAACGCCAGTGTTCGGAATCTTCCAACGAAAGGGGAAGGACTACACCGAGATCGTGCCGGATTGCGCGAAAGCCACGCTGCAGGCCATTATCAGGGGCAGAGTCGACCAGGACAGCATCATTCATTCCGATGGGTGGCGGGGCTATAACGGCCTCGTCGATCTCGGCTACAAGAAGCACTACCGGGTCCAGCCCGGGCAAAACGAATTCGCCCGTGGCCGCTGCCACATCAACGGCATCGAGTCCTTCTGGTCCTTTGCGAAAAGACGGCTGATGAAGTTCCATGGCGTCCCTGGAGAAACCTTCTACCTGCACCTCAAGGAGTGCGAGTTCAGGTTCAACTATCGGGGAGACAAGCTCTATGCTATCATCCTCAAAATCATCCGAGAGAACCCTCTCAGCTAG
- a CDS encoding helix-turn-helix domain-containing protein, translated as MKNQTTSGLEAELGQQIRALRLSQGADQRSLAGASGVALSALKNLESGKGAAIKTLIRVLKALGRADWLATLAVVDTTRQRTGRPRKIQEKDMKILPGIARTLSTPRPVDISPEELQGEIRRCATKSCDSSFVRALFEEIPISTLHEAILGKELNPRRLLQAARNVAATGEARNWLEEYCHG; from the coding sequence ATGAAAAATCAGACGACCAGCGGATTGGAGGCGGAACTGGGCCAACAGATCCGAGCCCTCCGCCTGAGCCAAGGCGCCGATCAGCGTTCCCTGGCCGGCGCCTCCGGGGTGGCCCTGTCGGCCCTAAAGAACCTCGAGTCCGGCAAGGGCGCGGCCATCAAAACCCTCATTCGCGTCCTGAAAGCCCTTGGCCGGGCGGATTGGTTGGCGACCCTCGCCGTTGTGGACACAACCCGGCAGCGCACGGGTCGGCCAAGAAAGATCCAGGAGAAAGACATGAAGATTCTTCCCGGCATCGCCCGCACCTTGAGCACTCCCAGGCCGGTGGACATTTCCCCCGAAGAGCTTCAGGGAGAAATTCGGCGTTGCGCCACAAAGAGTTGCGACAGTTCCTTCGTCCGCGCGCTGTTCGAGGAGATCCCGATCAGCACACTTCACGAGGCGATCCTGGGCAAGGAGCTCAATCCCCGGCGCCTGCTACAGGCCGCAAGGAATGTCGCCGCGACCGGAGAGGCGCGCAACTGGCTGGAGGAATACTGCCATGGCTGA
- a CDS encoding E2/UBC family protein, with the protein MASFLPSACRSYLEDRGLPFREIFEPNGQRGLVMGPLPLPDGKFNVPAADVLVLLPTGYPDTPPDMFYTAPWLKLLPGNSDPKAASVPLQFDGKTWQRWSRHNPVWRPGKDGIWTMLKRIETALAGAQ; encoded by the coding sequence ATGGCTTCCTTCCTTCCCTCCGCCTGTCGCAGCTACCTCGAGGATCGTGGCCTCCCCTTTAGGGAGATTTTTGAACCCAATGGGCAACGGGGGCTCGTAATGGGCCCCCTGCCCCTGCCTGATGGCAAATTTAACGTTCCCGCAGCCGACGTCTTGGTTTTGTTGCCGACAGGCTATCCGGACACGCCGCCGGATATGTTTTATACCGCCCCCTGGCTCAAGTTGTTGCCCGGCAACAGCGATCCCAAAGCTGCTTCTGTCCCTCTGCAATTTGACGGCAAGACCTGGCAGCGCTGGTCCCGACACAACCCGGTCTGGAGACCCGGCAAGGACGGGATCTGGACCATGCTCAAAAGGATTGAGACAGCTCTCGCGGGGGCCCAATGA
- a CDS encoding aldehyde dehydrogenase family protein, whose protein sequence is MSTVERLLDAHPREGDIPSEYALAAPIEDRGYLLNGEILRWPGEMARIDSAVAVRSGDRLVPVHIGYGPMQDEAAGLAAVAAADAAYGDGMGVWPTMGVAERIRHVLDFIPRLEERRDEIVRLMMWEICKPLKEARDEFDRTVEDIRDTVEALRGLERGSARFVEEKGIFAQIRRAPLGPVLCMGPYNYPLNETFATLIPALLMGNTVILKTPRQGRLLFGPLMEPFRDCFPRGVVNILHGDRRLVRPMLQSGRISVLAFIGTSAAAASLRALHPHPNRLRCVLGLDAKNPAIVTESADMELAASETLTGSLAFSGQRCTALKILFVHESRLDEMLERLNAGIGRLSVGMPWAPGVNITPLPTPGRIAYLTELLDDARSRGARAVNPDGGVSVGSLYHPALLSPVNSGMRVFHEEQFGPVVPVVPFRDAREPIEALVRSKYGQQVSVFSNDPESLARLIDPLVNQVCRVNVNSKCQRGPDTFPFTGRKDSAEGTLSVSDALRCFSIRTLVAAKGTDGNKALLNDIVSGRRSRFLSSDGL, encoded by the coding sequence ATGTCCACTGTCGAACGCTTGCTGGACGCCCATCCCCGCGAGGGCGACATCCCTTCCGAATACGCTCTGGCCGCGCCCATCGAGGACCGGGGCTATCTGCTCAACGGCGAGATTCTCCGCTGGCCCGGCGAAATGGCGCGCATCGACTCGGCCGTGGCCGTGCGTTCCGGCGACCGCCTCGTGCCGGTCCACATCGGCTACGGCCCGATGCAGGACGAGGCGGCCGGCCTGGCGGCCGTGGCGGCCGCCGACGCGGCCTATGGCGACGGCATGGGCGTTTGGCCGACCATGGGCGTGGCCGAACGCATCCGGCATGTGCTGGATTTCATCCCCCGTCTGGAAGAGCGCCGCGACGAGATCGTCCGGCTCATGATGTGGGAGATCTGCAAGCCCCTGAAGGAGGCCCGCGACGAGTTCGACCGCACGGTGGAGGACATCCGCGACACCGTGGAGGCCCTGCGCGGGCTGGAGCGCGGCTCCGCCCGTTTCGTCGAGGAGAAGGGCATCTTCGCCCAGATCCGGCGCGCGCCCCTGGGGCCGGTGCTCTGCATGGGGCCCTACAACTATCCCCTGAACGAGACCTTCGCCACGCTCATTCCGGCCCTGCTCATGGGCAACACGGTCATCCTCAAGACCCCGCGCCAGGGCCGTCTGCTCTTCGGTCCTCTGATGGAGCCGTTCCGCGACTGCTTTCCACGGGGCGTGGTGAACATCCTGCACGGCGACCGCCGCCTGGTCCGGCCCATGCTCCAGTCCGGCAGGATCTCCGTGCTGGCCTTCATCGGCACGAGCGCGGCCGCGGCGTCCCTGCGCGCGCTCCATCCCCACCCGAACCGCCTGCGCTGCGTGCTCGGCCTGGACGCCAAGAATCCGGCCATCGTCACGGAATCCGCGGACATGGAACTGGCGGCCTCGGAGACGCTCACCGGCAGTCTGGCCTTCAGCGGCCAGCGCTGCACCGCGCTGAAGATCCTCTTCGTGCACGAGAGCCGCCTGGACGAGATGCTGGAGCGCCTGAACGCTGGCATCGGGCGGCTTTCCGTGGGCATGCCCTGGGCGCCGGGCGTGAACATCACCCCCCTGCCCACGCCCGGCAGGATCGCCTATCTGACGGAACTGCTGGACGACGCCCGCTCCCGGGGCGCGCGCGCGGTCAATCCCGACGGCGGCGTCTCGGTGGGCTCCCTGTACCATCCGGCCCTGCTGTCGCCGGTGAACAGCGGCATGCGTGTGTTCCACGAGGAACAGTTCGGCCCCGTGGTCCCGGTGGTCCCGTTCCGCGACGCCCGCGAGCCCATCGAGGCCCTGGTGCGCTCCAAGTACGGCCAGCAGGTCAGCGTGTTCAGCAACGATCCCGAGTCCCTGGCCCGGCTCATCGACCCCCTGGTGAACCAGGTCTGCCGGGTGAACGTCAACAGCAAGTGCCAGCGCGGCCCGGACACCTTCCCCTTCACCGGGCGCAAGGACTCGGCCGAGGGCACGCTCTCCGTGAGCGACGCCCTGCGCTGCTTCTCCATCCGCACGCTGGTGGCGGCCAAGGGCACCGACGGCAACAAGGCCCTGCTCAACGACATCGTGAGCGGGCGAAGGTCCAGGTTCCTGTCCTCCGACGGCCTCTAG
- a CDS encoding ThiF family adenylyltransferase yields the protein MLLQERHLTKLRELVYRLDGTEGAAYLLLGKADIKSDPWDRSRRLKLLSHEVVPIPPEEMVSVSSQHVTWGTDSFVRLLKQAQHEDLIVGIVHSHPQGLQNFSGQDDANEPDLVQLVQNRNGTSGMMASLLLPADGSPRARLWVSPKTKFDCRKVSVVGMSLAIHPLEVHNRMPHEIWHRQALAFGAALNDLLRSLKVGIVGCGATGSATAMLLARLGVGQLLLIDEDIVEPTNLNRLHGAKRADADAMRPKVEVVAREIADLGLGVRPHFIRSWVGNSRCRDALRSCDIIFGCTDDHTGRMFLNRFAYFYLVPLIDLGLAILPRASGGFSDLTGRVTVITPGAPCLLCRNIVDIQAAREEDLRRTQPEDYARQKEEAYVRGAGNPAPAVVTFTTATACMAVNELIQGLTGFKGPDGWCWNRAYRFDLHEDRRPGALPNPDCIICKRFEYWGRGDMEPFLDRVG from the coding sequence ATGCTCCTCCAGGAACGGCATCTCACGAAACTACGCGAGCTGGTCTACCGTTTAGACGGAACGGAGGGGGCGGCCTACTTGCTACTAGGCAAAGCGGACATCAAGAGCGATCCATGGGACCGCTCCAGGCGACTGAAGTTGCTCTCACACGAGGTGGTACCCATTCCGCCAGAGGAGATGGTCTCCGTCAGCTCCCAGCACGTCACTTGGGGGACGGATTCCTTCGTGCGTCTGCTGAAGCAGGCTCAACATGAAGACCTGATCGTAGGAATCGTCCATTCTCACCCGCAGGGCCTCCAGAACTTTTCCGGACAGGATGACGCCAACGAGCCAGACCTAGTCCAACTCGTGCAGAATCGAAACGGGACTTCAGGGATGATGGCCAGCCTACTGCTACCTGCTGATGGCTCACCGCGAGCTCGTCTATGGGTTTCTCCAAAGACAAAATTCGATTGCAGGAAAGTCAGCGTAGTTGGCATGAGCCTCGCCATTCATCCACTTGAGGTCCACAACAGGATGCCGCATGAGATATGGCATCGGCAAGCCCTTGCCTTCGGCGCCGCACTCAACGACCTACTGCGGTCGCTGAAGGTCGGTATCGTAGGCTGTGGTGCAACGGGGAGTGCGACCGCCATGCTGTTGGCCCGGTTAGGGGTGGGGCAGCTCCTTTTGATCGACGAAGACATTGTCGAGCCGACCAATCTCAACCGACTCCACGGTGCAAAGCGCGCTGACGCGGACGCCATGCGCCCGAAGGTAGAGGTGGTGGCCAGAGAGATTGCGGACCTGGGGCTAGGGGTACGCCCGCATTTCATTCGCTCCTGGGTTGGCAACTCACGGTGCCGGGACGCGCTACGCTCCTGCGACATCATCTTCGGGTGCACGGACGATCATACCGGCCGGATGTTTTTAAACCGATTCGCTTACTTTTACCTGGTTCCTCTCATTGATTTGGGGTTGGCAATACTGCCCCGTGCATCCGGCGGCTTTTCGGATCTCACCGGACGAGTCACGGTCATCACTCCGGGGGCACCTTGCCTTCTCTGTCGCAACATTGTGGATATCCAGGCCGCTCGAGAAGAGGATCTTCGCCGCACCCAGCCGGAGGATTACGCACGACAGAAAGAAGAAGCCTATGTCCGAGGAGCCGGCAACCCGGCTCCGGCGGTTGTGACATTCACGACCGCGACAGCTTGCATGGCGGTGAATGAGCTGATTCAGGGGTTGACCGGATTCAAGGGGCCAGACGGCTGGTGTTGGAACCGTGCGTACCGCTTCGATCTTCACGAAGACCGCCGACCTGGTGCGTTACCTAATCCTGATTGTATCATTTGCAAAAGATTTGAGTACTGGGGGCGGGGAGATATGGAGCCGTTCCTTGACCGGGTGGGGTAG
- a CDS encoding site-specific integrase, with protein MATFQKRASGKWQARIRRDGQPPISKTFATKADAEAWARAQEREMDRGAFIPSDTAQRTTLSAALDRYAEEVFPTLCGGGKFLRSNLERLRESLGKLSLAAMDSSHIAEFRDQCLKVGLAPQTVKHALGLLNRVLKTASIDWGIHLPRGLPTALVRKPKLPNGRDRRLKSGEEEKLLKAAQSYGGDLADIVSFALETGMRRAEIASMRWEHVNLKKCVVLLPKTKNGDSRRVPLSPRALEILMLRERDIGQVWGMRPDSITQAFDRVCRRAKLENLRFHDLRHEATSRLFEKGLNMMEVAAITGHKTLEMLKRYTHLRAEDLAAKL; from the coding sequence TTGGCGACCTTCCAGAAACGCGCCTCGGGCAAGTGGCAAGCCCGCATCCGTCGCGATGGCCAGCCGCCTATTTCCAAGACTTTCGCGACCAAAGCCGACGCCGAGGCATGGGCCCGGGCCCAGGAACGGGAAATGGACCGGGGGGCCTTCATCCCCTCGGATACGGCCCAGCGCACGACTCTTTCTGCTGCCTTGGACCGATACGCCGAAGAAGTTTTCCCTACTCTCTGCGGTGGAGGGAAGTTCCTGCGTTCCAACTTGGAGCGTTTGAGGGAGTCCCTTGGAAAGCTCTCCCTTGCCGCCATGGATTCTTCTCATATCGCGGAGTTCAGGGATCAATGTCTGAAGGTCGGACTTGCGCCCCAGACCGTAAAACATGCACTCGGCCTGCTCAACCGCGTCTTGAAAACCGCCTCCATCGATTGGGGCATTCATCTCCCACGCGGTCTTCCCACAGCCCTTGTCCGAAAGCCCAAGCTGCCAAATGGCCGGGATCGCCGCCTGAAATCAGGTGAAGAGGAAAAGCTCCTCAAGGCCGCCCAATCCTATGGGGGAGACCTCGCGGACATCGTTTCCTTTGCTTTGGAAACGGGCATGCGCCGCGCGGAAATCGCATCCATGCGGTGGGAGCATGTAAACCTGAAAAAATGCGTCGTGCTGCTTCCGAAAACAAAAAACGGTGACTCCCGACGGGTGCCGCTTTCTCCACGTGCCCTGGAAATCCTCATGCTGCGTGAACGCGACATAGGCCAGGTGTGGGGCATGCGTCCGGACTCGATCACCCAGGCGTTTGATCGAGTCTGTCGCCGGGCCAAGCTGGAGAACCTGCGATTCCATGACCTCAGACATGAGGCTACCAGCCGTCTGTTTGAAAAGGGGCTGAACATGATGGAGGTCGCGGCGATCACCGGCCACAAGACGTTGGAAATGCTCAAGCGATATACACACCTGCGCGCCGAAGACTTGGCTGCGAAGTTGTAA
- a CDS encoding Wadjet anti-phage system protein JetD domain-containing protein, whose protein sequence is MIDPRHKSAADTVRAALRKLSRGRNRLNPKRIQARLMTESKLDSVKLKEGLDALRDAGEVASASWDDYLGIPLAQLTLNLEPEPEEHPEHVVLWRSLVDKSTLPESARTTLREPKVASKMAGMGPEDMRRLLEGLGALHTSREARALPVYEASARWLLGSSKILSELGAAATRKLGIDPAEFAPPPRYLALAGNPNPKAFTLVENPHSFEAAVRADARLESAWACSYGFGFSMDQRYGGLLVSNLTNEVYFESHTILVRAGDPPALKDLLACERLYFWGDLDLEGLRIYQELKKRFPNIRLSPLYGPMAEILAAGGGHPYVKLVGKDGQRPPAAGDPEVDRLAALCRERGLDQEAVDPCTEWSRLG, encoded by the coding sequence ATGATCGATCCCAGGCACAAGTCTGCGGCCGACACGGTCCGCGCGGCCTTGCGGAAACTATCCAGGGGACGCAACCGCCTCAATCCCAAGAGAATCCAGGCCCGGCTCATGACCGAGAGCAAACTGGACAGCGTGAAGCTCAAAGAGGGGCTGGATGCGTTGCGGGACGCCGGAGAAGTGGCGTCGGCCTCATGGGATGACTACCTTGGTATCCCCCTGGCCCAGTTGACCCTCAACCTCGAGCCCGAACCCGAGGAACACCCTGAGCATGTCGTCCTCTGGCGGTCGCTCGTGGACAAGAGCACCCTGCCTGAATCCGCCAGGACCACCCTCAGGGAGCCGAAGGTTGCGTCAAAGATGGCCGGCATGGGGCCGGAGGACATGCGTCGACTGCTGGAAGGCCTGGGCGCGCTGCACACCTCGAGAGAGGCCCGGGCCCTGCCCGTCTACGAGGCCAGCGCGCGTTGGCTGCTCGGAAGCTCGAAGATCCTCTCCGAGCTCGGCGCGGCCGCCACCCGCAAGCTGGGCATCGATCCGGCCGAGTTCGCGCCTCCTCCGCGCTACCTGGCCCTTGCCGGCAATCCGAACCCCAAGGCCTTCACGCTGGTGGAGAACCCCCATTCTTTCGAGGCGGCCGTGCGGGCCGACGCGCGGCTCGAGTCCGCCTGGGCCTGTTCCTACGGGTTCGGGTTCAGCATGGACCAGCGGTATGGCGGACTGCTGGTCTCCAATCTCACGAACGAGGTGTACTTCGAAAGCCACACCATTCTGGTCAGGGCCGGAGATCCCCCGGCCCTGAAAGACCTCCTGGCCTGTGAACGCCTGTACTTCTGGGGAGACCTGGACCTGGAAGGGTTGCGGATCTACCAGGAGCTGAAGAAGCGCTTCCCGAACATCCGGCTCTCGCCGCTCTATGGACCCATGGCCGAGATCCTCGCCGCCGGTGGTGGGCATCCCTACGTGAAACTCGTGGGAAAGGACGGGCAACGGCCGCCGGCGGCCGGAGATCCGGAGGTGGACCGCCTGGCGGCCTTGTGCCGCGAGCGGGGCCTGGATCAGGAGGCGGTTGATCCATGCACAGAATGGTCGCGCCTGGGATGA
- a CDS encoding ImmA/IrrE family metallo-endopeptidase, with amino-acid sequence MKKMNNLTPAERLLVSYGITRPSEIDLEAIAYGLGARIKYRELEGCEARIVGTDDSAIISVNSTSSIPRQRFSIAHELGHWKFHRGKQLECRADNADFSRQNASDYERVADKYAANLILPTYLLQPILKTQSNLTFSLVQRVACGFTASLTATAIRIIESDEFPCLLVCHSPQRRKWFTRSPSLPRRWFPREQLETDSLAFDIVFGKAADSLKPMKIPAQAWFDRREAEEFEVFEQSIRMNGQEVLSIITLFDEEMLEEN; translated from the coding sequence ATGAAGAAAATGAATAATTTAACTCCAGCAGAAAGACTCTTAGTCTCTTACGGTATTACTCGTCCAAGCGAAATAGATTTAGAAGCCATCGCATATGGACTTGGGGCGCGGATCAAATACAGAGAGTTGGAAGGTTGCGAGGCGCGAATCGTTGGTACTGATGATTCAGCAATTATCTCCGTAAACAGCACGAGCAGCATCCCGCGTCAGCGATTCTCCATCGCGCATGAGTTAGGGCACTGGAAATTCCACCGTGGGAAACAATTGGAATGTCGCGCCGACAATGCCGACTTCTCTCGACAAAATGCTTCCGATTATGAACGCGTTGCCGATAAATATGCAGCCAATCTCATCCTGCCTACGTACCTACTCCAGCCGATCTTGAAAACACAATCGAATTTGACATTTTCACTGGTGCAGAGAGTCGCGTGTGGGTTCACAGCGAGCCTCACAGCCACTGCCATTCGCATTATCGAAAGTGATGAATTCCCTTGCCTCTTAGTGTGCCATAGTCCACAAAGGCGAAAGTGGTTCACAAGATCACCAAGCTTGCCGAGACGTTGGTTTCCCCGGGAACAACTCGAGACTGACAGCCTGGCATTCGACATCGTATTTGGGAAAGCAGCCGATAGCCTGAAACCAATGAAGATTCCCGCACAGGCTTGGTTTGATCGGCGTGAGGCCGAGGAATTTGAAGTTTTCGAGCAAAGCATCCGCATGAATGGGCAGGAAGTATTGTCCATCATTACACTTTTCGATGAGGAAATGCTCGAGGAGAACTAA
- a CDS encoding DUF6527 family protein has product MLIVKEGTLEKWACFRCPCGCGQRIQLSLSHVRRPRWAVQTDWLGRPSVNPSVRQLSGCRSHFWIRRGQIQWCKDTGR; this is encoded by the coding sequence ATGCTCATCGTGAAGGAGGGAACGCTTGAGAAATGGGCGTGTTTTCGCTGCCCTTGTGGATGCGGACAGCGTATTCAGCTATCGCTTTCGCACGTACGGAGGCCTAGATGGGCTGTCCAAACCGATTGGCTGGGGCGGCCGTCTGTGAACCCCTCTGTGCGCCAACTCTCGGGCTGTCGGAGCCATTTTTGGATCAGGCGCGGTCAGATTCAGTGGTGCAAGGACACAGGAAGGTAG